Sequence from the Micromonospora yangpuensis genome:
CTCCGAGGTGACCTACGTCACTCGGAGTGCCGACGATCCGGAGAAGCGCCGACCGGACCTCACCCGCGCCCGGGAACTGCTCGGATACGCCCCGACGGTGGGCCCGGAGGACGGGCTGCGGCGGACCATCGAGCACTTCCGTCAGCGACTGGGGTGACCGGCGCGACACTCGCCGAGGCCAACCTGTACATCGCCTGAGGGCAATACTGGCGCGCGCTACGTACCCTGAGTTACATGTCAGCGACCAGCTCAGCCGGTGATTCGCTTCCGTACCTGCACCGTGGTGCCGGGCGCGCGTCGGTCCCCGGCCCGGCCCGGGGCGCCGGCCGGTCCCGGCCGGCCGCCCAGTGGTACCCGTCGCACGACGACGGCCCGGCGGGCGCCGGCCCGGGTGGGCCGGGCGGGCCACGTCAACCCGACGGACCGGCCGGCCCCGCCCCCCGCGGTCGGCAGCCGCGCTGGCGGCGCGGCGTCCTGGTGGTCGGGGTGGTCGTGCTGGTCCTGGCGCTGGTCGGCGGGGGCGGGGCGTGGTTCTACACCCGCAGCCTCAACAGCGACCTGGCCCGCACCGACCCGTTCTCCGAGATCACCGGCGGCCGGCCGGCGAAGACCGTGGACGGTGCGCTGAACATCCTGCTGGTCGGCAGCGACTCCCGGGACCCGGACGCCCCGGTCGAAGAGGCGAGCAAGTGGCGGGCCGACACGATCATCGTGATGCACATTCCCTCCGACCACCGCTCCGCCTACCTGGTCTCCATTCCCCGGGACCTGTACGTGCCGATCCCGGAGGCGGCCAACGCGGAGTGCGGATCGGGCAACCGAGGCAAGATCAACGCGGCCTTCGCATTCGGTGGACTGCCGCTGGCGGTACGCACCGTGGAGTGCTTCACCGATGTCCGGTTGGACCACGTGATGGCCATCGACTTCGCCGGTTTCAAGCAGGTCACCGATGCCCTCGGTGGGGTCGACCTGAAGGTCGAGCGGACCACCACCTCGATCCACAAGCCGTTCCGGACCTTCGAGAAGGGCACCAACCACATGAACGGCGCCGAGGCCCTGGACTGGATCCGGCAGCGCAAGCAGTTCCCGGACGGTGACTTCGCCCGAATGCGTCACCAGCAGGAGTTCCTCCGCGCGTTGATGGACAAGGCCGCCAGCTCGGGCACCCTGACCAACCCGCCCAAGCTGAACGCGTTCCTGCGGGCGACGACCGACGCGGTCACCGTGGACCAGGGCTTCTCCCTGGCCGACATGGCGCTGCAGTTCCGCAATCTGCGCGGCGAGAACCTCACCTTCGTGACCAGCCCGCACGCGGGCAGCGAGACCATCAACGGCGAGTCGGTGGTGGTCTCCGACCGGGAGAAGGCTCTGGCGATGTACCAGGCCATCACCGCGGACA
This genomic interval carries:
- a CDS encoding LCP family protein; translation: MSATSSAGDSLPYLHRGAGRASVPGPARGAGRSRPAAQWYPSHDDGPAGAGPGGPGGPRQPDGPAGPAPRGRQPRWRRGVLVVGVVVLVLALVGGGGAWFYTRSLNSDLARTDPFSEITGGRPAKTVDGALNILLVGSDSRDPDAPVEEASKWRADTIIVMHIPSDHRSAYLVSIPRDLYVPIPEAANAECGSGNRGKINAAFAFGGLPLAVRTVECFTDVRLDHVMAIDFAGFKQVTDALGGVDLKVERTTTSIHKPFRTFEKGTNHMNGAEALDWIRQRKQFPDGDFARMRHQQEFLRALMDKAASSGTLTNPPKLNAFLRATTDAVTVDQGFSLADMALQFRNLRGENLTFVTSPHAGSETINGESVVVSDREKALAMYQAITADTMAEWVQANEKPADSGGS